A single region of the Plantactinospora soyae genome encodes:
- a CDS encoding adenosine deaminase: MAAIDYEDIVRVPKALLHDHLDGGLRPATIVELADAVGHPLPTTDPAELGRWFVAAADSGSLERYLETFAHTVAVMQTVEGLRRVAAECALDLAEDGVVYAEIRFAPEQHLERGLRLDEVVEAVLAGFAEGAAQAASAGRPIRIGTLLTAMRHAARSQEIAELAVRHRDTGVVGFDIAGAEAGFPPTRHLDAFEYLQRENFHFTIHAGEAFGLPSIWQAIQWCGADRLGHGVRIVDDITPGARPVLGRLAAYVRDKRIPLELCPSSNVQTGAAPSIGEHPIGLLRDLRFRVTVNTDNRLMSGTSMSREMALLVEAFGYGYAELQWFTINAMKSAFIPFDERLAIINEVIKPAYGKLLS; the protein is encoded by the coding sequence ATGGCGGCAATCGACTACGAAGACATCGTCAGGGTTCCGAAGGCGCTACTGCACGACCACCTCGACGGCGGGCTGCGCCCGGCGACGATCGTCGAGCTGGCCGACGCGGTGGGGCATCCCCTGCCGACCACCGATCCGGCCGAACTCGGTCGCTGGTTCGTGGCGGCGGCCGACTCCGGATCGCTGGAACGCTACCTGGAGACGTTCGCGCACACCGTCGCCGTGATGCAGACGGTCGAGGGACTGCGCCGGGTCGCCGCCGAGTGCGCACTCGACCTGGCCGAGGACGGCGTGGTGTACGCCGAGATCCGGTTCGCGCCGGAGCAGCACCTGGAGCGGGGTCTGCGCCTCGACGAGGTGGTCGAGGCGGTGCTGGCCGGCTTCGCCGAGGGGGCGGCCCAGGCGGCTTCGGCCGGACGACCGATCCGGATCGGTACGCTGCTCACCGCGATGCGGCACGCCGCCCGTTCGCAGGAGATCGCCGAACTCGCGGTACGGCACCGGGACACCGGCGTGGTGGGGTTCGACATCGCGGGTGCGGAGGCGGGCTTCCCGCCCACCCGGCACCTGGACGCGTTCGAGTACCTGCAACGGGAGAACTTCCACTTCACCATCCACGCCGGCGAGGCGTTCGGCCTGCCCTCGATCTGGCAGGCGATCCAGTGGTGCGGTGCGGACCGGCTCGGACACGGCGTACGGATCGTCGACGACATCACCCCGGGGGCCCGGCCGGTGCTCGGCCGGCTCGCCGCGTACGTCCGGGACAAGCGCATCCCGCTCGAACTCTGCCCGTCGTCCAACGTGCAGACCGGCGCGGCCCCGTCGATCGGGGAGCATCCGATCGGGCTGCTGCGCGATCTGCGGTTCCGGGTCACCGTCAACACCGACAACCGGCTGATGAGCGGTACCTCGATGTCCCGGGAGATGGCGCTGCTGGTCGAGGCGTTCGGCTACGGCTACGCCGAGTTGCAGTGGTTCACCATCAACGCGATGAAGAGCGCCTTCATCCCGTTCGACGAGCGGCTGGCCATCATCAACGAAGTGATCAAGCCGGCGTACGGGAAGCTTCTGTCCTGA
- a CDS encoding sensor histidine kinase, whose translation MRRRDVAIDVGVAGLVFGLTLAILHDGGLGAATPEDRRLDLFGVLLAAVATLPIAVRRRWPLTVYLVSAAASLTLLAFGYTLDLAIGTAVAAYSVAVAHGGDRRPVRRWVALLAVAAFVPSMTLLYAVVGVRLAGIGTEMVTTGAIFVSLWLVGDRIRLRQERIGALEEQARRAEREMLRERTLAAVQERARIARDLHDSAGHAVNVILVQAGAARLLHQRDPERSRQAIGTVEEVARGLIGEIDRLVRALRDDGTAELGVPADPAALDELLARHEESGLRIVATERGVRRTLPPSVAWSAYRILQEALTNAARHGRGSADVGLLFGPEEMEITVSNPVARDGGSGTTTAAAGGHGIVGMRERATLLGGSLDAVAGRDTFRLHARLPYHSLMRVGDPVERRAEAPVTGRPPPAGSEPVS comes from the coding sequence GTGCGGCGGCGGGATGTGGCGATCGACGTGGGCGTGGCCGGTCTGGTGTTCGGGCTCACCCTCGCGATCCTGCACGACGGCGGGCTGGGCGCCGCGACCCCGGAGGACCGCAGGCTGGACCTGTTCGGGGTGCTCCTGGCCGCCGTGGCCACCCTGCCGATCGCGGTACGCCGCCGGTGGCCGCTGACCGTCTACCTGGTCAGCGCGGCGGCCAGCCTGACGCTGCTGGCCTTCGGCTACACGCTCGACCTGGCGATCGGTACGGCGGTCGCCGCGTACTCGGTCGCGGTGGCGCACGGCGGGGACCGCCGCCCGGTCCGGCGCTGGGTCGCGCTCCTTGCGGTGGCGGCGTTCGTGCCCTCGATGACGCTGCTGTACGCGGTCGTCGGGGTCCGGCTGGCCGGGATCGGCACCGAGATGGTCACCACCGGCGCCATCTTCGTGTCGCTGTGGCTGGTCGGGGACCGGATCCGGCTGCGTCAGGAACGGATCGGCGCCCTGGAGGAGCAGGCCCGGCGGGCCGAGCGCGAGATGCTGCGGGAGCGCACCCTGGCCGCCGTGCAGGAACGGGCCCGGATCGCCCGGGACCTGCACGACTCGGCCGGCCACGCGGTCAACGTGATCCTGGTGCAGGCCGGTGCCGCCCGGCTGCTGCACCAACGGGACCCGGAGCGTTCCCGGCAGGCGATCGGCACCGTCGAGGAGGTGGCCCGGGGCCTGATCGGCGAAATCGACCGGCTGGTCCGGGCGCTGCGCGACGACGGGACCGCCGAGCTGGGCGTACCCGCCGATCCGGCGGCGCTCGACGAACTGCTCGCCCGGCACGAGGAGAGCGGGCTGCGGATCGTTGCCACCGAACGGGGCGTACGCCGGACGCTGCCGCCGAGTGTCGCCTGGTCGGCGTACCGGATCCTGCAGGAGGCGCTGACCAACGCGGCCCGGCACGGTCGGGGAAGTGCCGACGTCGGGCTGCTCTTCGGCCCGGAGGAAATGGAGATCACCGTGTCGAACCCGGTCGCCCGGGACGGCGGGAGCGGTACGACGACCGCCGCCGCCGGTGGGCACGGCATCGTGGGTATGCGCGAGCGGGCCACCCTGCTCGGCGGCAGCCTGGACGCCGTAGCCGGCCGGGACACGTTCCGGCTGCACGCCCGGCTTCCGTACCATTCGCTGATGCGGGTGGGCGATCCGGTGGAACGGCGGGCCGAGGCTCCGGTGACCGGCCGGCCCCCGCCGGCCGGGTCGGAGCCGGTGTCGTGA
- a CDS encoding MMPL family transporter, which translates to MVELHPPRTTTRPSGFERLASWSYRHRRWALLLWVVVLGAVTVAAQGVGDAYRNDFSLPGTESQRALDTLRERAPARAGETVQVVLADPAGLAAAPTRARVDGLLDRVRGLPHVADVRSPYDDGAVSADGRIGYATVTLDGITEEVPAESVRKLVDTALAGQEGDLRVEVGGDPVREVQEAGGGPAEGLGMLAALIILVLLFRSLLAASLPLVIALFAVGAAIGMITIASHVATVADFTLPLMILVGLGVGIDYALLVFSRFRAELIAGAEPEAATRRAMDTAGRTVLFAGCTVIIALLGLVTLGLGSLQGVAVAIALTVLATMLASLTLLPALLGMLGHRVERAVRRRAERPGRTAEGTAWRRWATLVQRHRWPALLIPVAALLALAAPALDLRLGFADAGNDAGSNTGRRAYDLLAEGFGPGFNGPLVVVVEGGQPAAEAAHRILAGTPGVASAVPPVPVSADLSTMIVFPDSKPQAAETAELVTRLRQEVLPPVARDTDATFLVGGSTAAAEDFADAVAGRLPLFIAIVVGLSALLLMVVFRSLLIPVKAAVLNLLSVAASMGVITAVFQHGTLGVQPGPIEAYVPVMIFAIVFGLSMDYEVFLLARMHEEWERDRDAETAVREGLASTGRVVTAAAAIMIVVFGAFLLSPDRMLQQFGLGLAVAILLDALVIRCLILPAAMRVLGPRAWWLPRWLDRWLPRAPLERG; encoded by the coding sequence ATGGTGGAGTTGCACCCACCCCGCACCACGACGCGGCCGAGCGGGTTCGAACGGCTCGCCAGTTGGTCGTACCGGCACCGGCGTTGGGCACTGCTGCTCTGGGTCGTGGTGCTCGGCGCCGTCACGGTCGCGGCGCAGGGCGTCGGGGACGCGTACCGCAACGACTTCTCGCTGCCGGGTACGGAGTCGCAACGGGCCCTGGACACGCTCCGGGAACGGGCTCCGGCCCGGGCCGGCGAGACCGTGCAGGTCGTACTCGCCGATCCCGCCGGACTGGCCGCAGCGCCGACCCGGGCCCGGGTGGACGGACTACTGGACCGGGTACGTGGGCTGCCGCACGTGGCCGACGTCCGGAGCCCGTACGACGACGGTGCGGTCTCGGCCGACGGGCGCATCGGCTACGCCACGGTCACCCTGGACGGGATCACCGAAGAGGTACCGGCCGAGTCCGTCCGGAAACTCGTCGACACCGCCCTCGCGGGTCAGGAGGGCGACCTGCGGGTCGAGGTGGGCGGTGACCCGGTCCGCGAGGTCCAGGAGGCCGGGGGCGGGCCCGCGGAGGGCCTCGGGATGCTCGCCGCTCTGATCATCCTGGTGCTGCTGTTCCGGTCGCTGCTCGCCGCGAGCCTGCCGCTGGTGATCGCGCTCTTCGCGGTCGGCGCCGCGATCGGAATGATCACCATCGCCTCGCACGTGGCAACGGTCGCCGACTTCACCCTGCCGTTGATGATCCTGGTCGGGTTGGGTGTCGGCATCGACTACGCGCTGCTGGTCTTCTCCCGGTTCCGGGCCGAGCTGATCGCCGGCGCCGAGCCCGAGGCGGCGACCCGCCGGGCGATGGACACCGCCGGCCGGACCGTCCTCTTCGCCGGCTGCACTGTGATCATCGCGCTGCTCGGGCTGGTCACCCTGGGCCTCGGCTCGCTACAGGGCGTCGCCGTCGCGATCGCGCTCACCGTGCTGGCCACCATGCTCGCCTCGCTGACCCTGCTGCCCGCCCTGCTCGGAATGCTCGGTCACCGCGTCGAACGGGCCGTACGACGCCGGGCCGAGCGGCCGGGCCGGACCGCCGAGGGGACCGCCTGGCGTCGCTGGGCCACGCTGGTGCAGCGGCACCGCTGGCCGGCCCTGCTGATTCCGGTCGCCGCACTGCTCGCCCTGGCCGCTCCCGCGCTGGACCTGCGGCTGGGCTTCGCCGACGCCGGCAACGACGCCGGGTCGAACACCGGCCGCCGGGCGTACGACCTGCTCGCCGAGGGGTTCGGCCCGGGGTTCAACGGTCCGCTGGTGGTGGTCGTGGAGGGCGGCCAGCCGGCGGCCGAGGCCGCGCACCGCATCCTGGCCGGTACCCCGGGGGTGGCCAGCGCCGTACCACCCGTCCCGGTGTCGGCGGACCTGTCCACGATGATCGTGTTCCCGGACAGCAAACCGCAGGCCGCCGAGACCGCCGAACTGGTCACCCGGCTCCGGCAGGAGGTACTGCCGCCGGTGGCCCGGGACACCGACGCGACCTTCCTGGTCGGTGGCTCCACGGCGGCGGCCGAGGACTTCGCCGACGCCGTCGCCGGTCGGCTGCCGCTGTTCATCGCGATCGTGGTCGGGCTCTCCGCACTGCTCCTGATGGTGGTGTTCCGTTCGCTGCTCATCCCGGTCAAGGCCGCGGTACTGAACCTGCTCAGCGTCGCGGCGTCGATGGGCGTGATCACCGCGGTCTTCCAGCACGGCACCCTGGGCGTCCAACCCGGCCCGATCGAGGCGTACGTACCGGTGATGATCTTCGCCATCGTGTTCGGGCTCTCGATGGACTACGAGGTGTTCCTGCTCGCCCGGATGCACGAGGAGTGGGAACGCGACCGGGACGCCGAGACGGCCGTCCGGGAGGGGCTGGCCAGCACCGGCCGGGTGGTGACCGCCGCGGCGGCCATCATGATCGTGGTCTTCGGCGCCTTCCTGCTCAGCCCGGACCGGATGCTCCAGCAGTTCGGCCTGGGACTCGCGGTGGCGATCCTGCTCGACGCGCTCGTCATCCGCTGCCTCATCCTGCCGGCGGCGATGCGGGTGCTCGGCCCCCGGGCGTGGTGGCTGCCCCGCTGGCTCGACCGGTGGCTCCCCCGTGCACCGCTGGAACGCGGCTGA
- a CDS encoding response regulator, protein MTAPLRVLIVDDDDLMRAGLRAVLSSDDTIQVVDEAADGAQAVARVREARPDVVLMDVRMPRVDGIAATREITASTSQARILILTTFEDEDYIFGALHAGASGFLLKRTRPEQLIAAIHAVAEGDSLLSPSVTRTVIERMARSPQPDPADGRRLRSLTPREREVLDLVARGLANAEIATTLVVEESTVKTHLKRIMAKLELRDRVQAVILAYETGLVRPGEPPVPGVPRP, encoded by the coding sequence GTGACGGCGCCGCTGCGGGTGCTGATCGTCGACGACGACGACCTGATGCGGGCCGGCCTGCGGGCCGTGCTCTCCAGCGACGACACGATCCAGGTGGTGGACGAGGCCGCGGACGGCGCCCAGGCCGTGGCGCGGGTCCGGGAGGCCAGGCCGGACGTGGTGCTGATGGACGTCCGGATGCCGCGCGTGGACGGGATCGCCGCGACCAGGGAGATCACCGCCAGCACCTCGCAGGCCCGGATCCTGATCCTCACCACCTTCGAGGACGAGGACTACATCTTCGGCGCACTCCACGCCGGCGCCTCCGGCTTCCTGCTCAAACGCACCCGGCCCGAGCAGCTGATCGCCGCCATCCACGCGGTGGCCGAGGGCGACTCGCTGCTCTCGCCCTCGGTCACCCGTACGGTGATCGAGCGGATGGCGCGTTCTCCGCAGCCCGATCCGGCCGATGGGCGCCGGCTGCGCTCGCTGACCCCGCGCGAGCGGGAGGTGCTGGACCTCGTCGCCCGTGGGCTGGCCAACGCCGAGATCGCGACGACGCTGGTGGTCGAGGAGTCGACCGTGAAGACCCACCTGAAGCGGATCATGGCGAAGCTCGAACTGCGGGACCGGGTACAGGCCGTGATCCTGGCGTACGAGACGGGCCTGGTCCGGCCGGGCGAGCCACCCGTTCCGGGGGTGCCGCGGCCCTGA